A stretch of Pseudolysobacter antarcticus DNA encodes these proteins:
- the lptG gene encoding LPS export ABC transporter permease LptG encodes MTVISGLRDRLRFKRVDKLVGIAVLTAVLITWSVLVGFDALRIFVSEANSVGQGQYTLGKAATYVLLTLPRRTYEWFCYAAMIGTLMGLGSLAATSELIALRAAGLSKLRICASAVLALSLLTALVALVGETIGPLGEQKAQSLALVAKAKDIAIAKGGGLWARDGAAVINAKRARTRRVKGEDEVELSDVRVFEFTPEGQLSTLSLAKTAIFAHSDWTMQDVRRTEFKGTEVSTTIVPNMHWASGLDPRVLPLSIAHPENMATRNLARNIEYLERNQQDASSYKRAYWARIFYPLNVLVLAFCAVPFAFGALRTGGLGKRLFLGMVLAVSYAFLQQSIVSVGSVYGFDMALTNILPSVVLILLAGVYFRRSA; translated from the coding sequence ATGACGGTCATTTCCGGATTGCGCGATCGACTGCGTTTCAAGCGCGTCGACAAACTGGTCGGCATCGCCGTGCTCACTGCAGTGCTCATCACTTGGTCGGTATTGGTGGGTTTCGATGCATTGCGAATTTTCGTCAGCGAAGCCAACAGCGTGGGGCAGGGCCAGTACACCCTGGGCAAAGCGGCCACATATGTGTTGCTGACCTTGCCGCGCCGCACGTACGAGTGGTTTTGCTACGCCGCGATGATCGGCACGTTGATGGGGCTCGGCAGCCTTGCCGCGACCAGCGAATTGATCGCCTTGCGTGCTGCAGGATTGTCCAAATTGCGCATCTGCGCATCCGCGGTATTGGCGTTGTCGCTGCTCACTGCGTTGGTCGCGCTGGTCGGCGAAACCATCGGGCCGCTCGGTGAACAAAAAGCGCAGTCGCTGGCGCTCGTCGCCAAAGCCAAGGACATCGCAATCGCCAAAGGCGGTGGCCTGTGGGCGCGCGATGGCGCGGCGGTGATCAATGCCAAGCGTGCTCGCACGCGGCGTGTGAAGGGCGAAGATGAGGTCGAGCTTAGCGATGTGCGTGTGTTCGAGTTCACGCCGGAAGGTCAACTGAGTACGTTGTCGCTGGCGAAAACCGCGATCTTTGCGCACAGCGACTGGACCATGCAGGACGTGCGCCGCACCGAGTTCAAGGGCACCGAGGTTTCGACCACGATCGTGCCGAACATGCATTGGGCCTCCGGCCTCGATCCGCGCGTGCTGCCGCTGTCGATCGCGCATCCGGAAAACATGGCGACGCGCAATCTCGCGCGCAATATCGAATATCTCGAGCGTAACCAGCAGGATGCGTCGAGCTACAAACGTGCGTACTGGGCGCGAATTTTCTATCCGCTGAATGTGCTCGTGCTTGCGTTTTGCGCGGTGCCATTTGCGTTCGGTGCACTGCGCACCGGCGGCCTCGGCAAACGCCTGTTTCTCGGCATGGTGCTGGCCGTGAGTTACGCGTTTTTGCAGCAGTCGATCGTCAGCGTCGGTTCGGTGTACGGATTCGACATGGCCTTGACCAACATCTTGCCGTCGGTCGTGCTGATTTTGCTCGCAGGTGTATATTTCCGACGAAGCGCCTAG
- a CDS encoding exosortase H-associated membrane protein, whose amino-acid sequence MSPLRRFVLSGFLWLPLCFFAWFYFAGPLVFPAFCIVRWAVAHFLADAISAASLVFDSKLHTVVINFVPLLGPQIDPASGRTFVIDAIPINPMVYGYALPLFAGLVLAAPLSGRQRTWQLVAGLCVISVSQAWGVYWELLKYLGMEAGPSGAAIVARHGISAEVIALCYQLGYLMLPAIVPAAMWIVFNRGLVEELTRPPQEPPQEPIRSE is encoded by the coding sequence ATGAGCCCGCTGCGCCGCTTTGTGCTATCGGGTTTCCTGTGGCTGCCGCTGTGCTTTTTTGCGTGGTTTTATTTTGCCGGGCCGCTGGTGTTTCCGGCGTTCTGCATCGTGCGTTGGGCCGTTGCGCATTTTCTGGCGGATGCGATCAGTGCCGCGAGCCTCGTGTTCGACAGCAAGCTGCACACCGTGGTGATCAACTTCGTGCCATTGCTCGGGCCGCAGATCGATCCGGCCAGCGGACGCACATTCGTGATCGATGCAATTCCGATCAATCCGATGGTGTACGGTTATGCGCTGCCGCTGTTCGCCGGGCTGGTGTTGGCCGCGCCGTTGAGCGGTCGCCAACGCACCTGGCAGCTTGTCGCCGGATTGTGCGTGATCAGTGTCAGTCAGGCTTGGGGTGTGTATTGGGAGCTGCTGAAATATCTCGGCATGGAGGCCGGGCCGTCCGGCGCCGCCATCGTTGCGCGACATGGTATTTCCGCGGAAGTGATTGCCCTTTGTTACCAGTTGGGCTATCTCATGCTGCCGGCGATTGTGCCTGCGGCAATGTGGATCGTGTTTAATCGCGGCTTGGTCGAAGAACTTACGCGACCACCTCAGGAACCACCTCAGGAACCTATTCGTAGCGAATAG
- the lptF gene encoding LPS export ABC transporter permease LptF codes for MLRIIDRYLLSELAMSFFASALLLLLVTLGGVVADLVGKIARGRVPADLMLALIGLRIVDALTILLPLAVFLAVLLAYGRLYRDSEMAVFAASGLNITGLLRPLLLLALPTMIVLAAISFWLAPASVRMSQTLQQEASRSLIVAGLEPGHFVDMPNRNGVIYVSNMSPDGTHFDHFFVVSEQKNKDGNAEISITTAANGEMYHEADGIGRYLRLNNGFRVEGVLGQDNFRLLRYERNDPKLPDSDADGDQDSMKRSAPTSVLLASSDPVQRAELHWRLAAPIEALVLMLLALPLSRTSPREPRFAKLLVGLLTYFIYYTGLTLSRSWIAQGKLPAAFGCWWVHIPTLALALWLLWRSQQMPKPRAPTRVAVATP; via the coding sequence ATGCTGCGAATCATTGATCGTTATCTGCTGAGCGAACTTGCGATGAGTTTTTTCGCGAGCGCGTTGCTGTTGTTGCTGGTGACTCTGGGCGGCGTAGTCGCCGATCTGGTCGGCAAGATCGCGCGCGGTCGCGTGCCGGCGGATCTGATGCTTGCGCTGATCGGCCTGCGCATTGTCGATGCGCTGACGATCCTGCTGCCGCTGGCGGTATTCCTCGCCGTGTTGCTGGCCTACGGGCGTTTGTATCGCGATAGCGAGATGGCGGTGTTTGCCGCGTCGGGGCTGAATATCACAGGCCTGCTGCGTCCGCTGCTGCTGCTGGCGTTGCCGACGATGATCGTGCTCGCGGCCATTTCTTTCTGGCTCGCACCGGCGTCGGTACGCATGTCGCAAACCTTGCAGCAGGAGGCGAGCCGATCGCTGATTGTCGCGGGTCTGGAACCCGGACATTTTGTCGACATGCCAAATCGCAACGGCGTGATTTATGTTTCGAACATGAGTCCCGACGGTACCCACTTCGATCATTTTTTCGTCGTGAGTGAGCAGAAAAACAAGGATGGCAATGCCGAGATCAGCATCACCACCGCGGCGAACGGCGAGATGTATCACGAGGCCGATGGCATCGGCCGTTATCTGCGTTTGAACAACGGATTCCGTGTCGAAGGCGTACTCGGCCAGGATAATTTTCGGCTGCTGCGTTACGAGCGCAACGATCCGAAATTGCCCGATAGCGATGCCGATGGCGATCAGGATTCTATGAAGCGCAGCGCGCCGACCAGCGTGCTGCTCGCGAGCAGCGATCCGGTGCAGCGCGCAGAGCTTCACTGGCGCCTGGCCGCACCGATCGAAGCGCTGGTATTGATGCTGCTCGCCTTGCCGCTGTCGCGTACCTCGCCACGCGAACCGCGTTTCGCCAAATTGCTGGTCGGCTTGCTGACGTATTTCATTTATTACACCGGCCTGACCTTGAGTCGTTCGTGGATTGCCCAAGGCAAATTGCCGGCCGCATTCGGTTGCTGGTGGGTGCATATTCCCACGCTCGCGCTGGCGTTGTGGTTGCTCTGGCGCAGCCAGCAAATGCCGAAGCCGCGCGCGCCGACGCGCGTCGCCGTGGCCACGCCATGA
- a CDS encoding RDD family protein: protein MNNPTPPPLLHLRLAAGIYDFFPLLPIWFFSAAACLLATNGTLDYHAWWYRTVMLLVTAAYFVISWNRGGQTIGLKAWRLRVSRADGSRLNLPRATLRFFVALVSLFACGLGFFWALLDPQRRTWHDIAAGTVVQRLPK, encoded by the coding sequence ATGAATAACCCAACGCCGCCGCCACTGTTGCATCTGCGCCTCGCTGCGGGCATCTACGATTTTTTCCCGCTGCTGCCGATCTGGTTCTTCAGCGCGGCGGCGTGCCTGCTCGCGACCAACGGCACGCTGGACTATCACGCGTGGTGGTATCGCACGGTGATGTTGCTTGTGACCGCAGCGTATTTCGTGATCTCGTGGAACCGCGGCGGCCAGACGATCGGCCTCAAGGCGTGGCGTTTGCGCGTGAGCCGCGCCGATGGTTCACGCCTGAATCTGCCGCGCGCCACGCTGCGTTTTTTTGTCGCGCTGGTTTCGCTATTCGCCTGCGGCCTCGGATTTTTCTGGGCCCTGCTCGATCCACAACGTCGCACCTGGCACGATATCGCGGCGGGCACGGTAGTGCAGCGCCTGCCGAAATAA
- the gspE gene encoding type II secretion system ATPase GspE — protein MSAVPAHLPSPSAQTILAADALDERICQFLVSRGRLKETDLVRARRLHEEGGEGNLVPLLTRLGLVSERDMGDALAEVLSLPLLTAKEFPESPPPNVQVSIRFLKQNHMVPIGESDDGIVLLVADPAERYPIEAIELATGKTAEVKVGFRSEIDDLIERYYGSGRSAMGTIVENLTDENNRSEDDIEHLRDLASEAPVIRLVNLIIQRAVEGRASDIHIEPFENRLKVRYRVDGVLHEVESPPAASTAAVISRLKIMAKLNIAERRLPQDGRIMLRVQGKELDLRVSTVPTSWGESVVMRILDRESIVLDFHKLGFTDQFLAGFMRVLEMPHGILLVTGPTGSGKTTTLYTALSKLNTADVKIITVEDPVEYQIEGVNQIQAKPQIGLDFSHALRSIVRQDPDIIMIGEMRDLETAKIAIQSALTGHLVLSTLHTNNAAGGITRLLDMGVEDYLLTSTVNGILAQRLVRRLDPAHREAYPALPEVVEEFGLRRFAPEGPVNLYKPVPTPQMPTGYHGRTTIMEFLVMSDPIRRLVMQHGDMGKIETQAREEGMRTMYEDGLVKAIEGVTTIEEVLRVTSES, from the coding sequence ATGTCAGCAGTACCAGCCCACCTGCCATCGCCTTCGGCCCAGACCATTCTGGCAGCCGATGCGCTGGATGAACGCATCTGCCAGTTTCTGGTGTCGCGCGGCCGTCTGAAAGAAACCGATCTCGTGCGCGCGCGGCGCCTGCACGAGGAGGGCGGTGAAGGCAATCTGGTTCCGCTGCTGACCCGACTCGGACTGGTTTCCGAGCGCGACATGGGCGATGCGCTGGCCGAAGTATTGAGCTTGCCGCTGCTCACAGCGAAGGAATTTCCCGAATCGCCCCCGCCGAACGTGCAGGTGTCGATTCGCTTTTTGAAACAGAATCACATGGTGCCAATCGGCGAGAGCGACGACGGCATCGTCTTGCTCGTGGCCGATCCAGCCGAGCGTTATCCGATCGAAGCGATCGAACTCGCGACCGGAAAAACCGCCGAGGTCAAGGTTGGTTTTCGCTCCGAGATCGACGATCTGATCGAGCGTTATTACGGCTCCGGTCGCTCGGCGATGGGCACGATCGTCGAGAATCTGACCGACGAAAACAATCGCAGCGAAGACGATATCGAGCACCTGCGCGATCTCGCTTCCGAAGCGCCGGTGATCCGCCTGGTCAACCTGATTATTCAACGCGCCGTTGAAGGTCGCGCCTCGGATATTCATATCGAACCGTTTGAAAATCGTCTGAAAGTTCGCTATCGCGTCGATGGTGTATTGCACGAAGTCGAGTCACCGCCGGCCGCATCGACTGCCGCGGTGATCTCACGCCTCAAGATCATGGCCAAACTCAACATCGCCGAGCGCCGCCTGCCGCAGGACGGCCGCATCATGTTGCGCGTGCAGGGCAAAGAGCTCGATCTGCGCGTGTCCACCGTGCCCACGTCGTGGGGCGAATCGGTGGTGATGCGTATTCTTGATCGCGAATCGATCGTGCTGGATTTCCACAAGCTTGGTTTCACCGATCAGTTTCTCGCCGGCTTCATGCGCGTGCTGGAAATGCCGCACGGTATTTTGCTCGTGACCGGTCCGACCGGTTCGGGTAAAACCACAACGCTGTATACGGCGTTGTCGAAACTCAACACTGCTGATGTCAAGATCATCACGGTTGAAGATCCGGTCGAGTACCAGATCGAAGGCGTCAACCAGATCCAGGCCAAGCCGCAAATCGGGCTGGACTTTTCGCACGCGTTGCGCTCGATCGTGCGACAGGATCCGGACATCATCATGATCGGCGAAATGCGTGATCTGGAAACCGCGAAGATCGCGATCCAGTCCGCGCTCACCGGCCACTTGGTATTGTCGACCTTGCATACCAACAACGCGGCGGGTGGCATCACGCGTCTGCTCGATATGGGCGTGGAAGATTACCTGCTTACCTCGACCGTGAACGGCATTCTGGCGCAGCGTCTGGTACGCCGCCTCGACCCTGCGCATCGCGAAGCGTATCCAGCCTTGCCTGAGGTCGTCGAAGAATTCGGATTGCGCCGTTTCGCGCCCGAAGGCCCGGTGAACCTGTACAAACCGGTGCCGACACCGCAGATGCCGACCGGCTATCACGGTCGTACCACGATCATGGAATTCCTCGTCATGAGCGATCCGATTCGGCGCCTCGTGATGCAGCACGGCGACATGGGCAAGATCGAAACTCAGGCTCGCGAAGAAGGCATGCGCACGATGTACGAAGATGGACTGGTCAAGGCCATCGAAGGCGTGACCACGATCGAAGAAGTGCTGCGCGTGACCTCGGAATCGTGA
- the xerD gene encoding site-specific tyrosine recombinase XerD, whose product MPKASKLAAIQPIERQRIDIFLDRIWAENGLSKNTLAAYRRDMEGLARWLEALGTDLNACTRVHLQDYIRERTDTTHKVRSNARLVSSLRQYFRVQLRLGTISDDPTLLLDPPKLPRSLPKALTENQVEALIHAPDVGGTLGLRDRAMFELIYATGLRVSELVGLTLDQVNLRQGVLRVRGKGGKDRLVPIGDEAIEWLDRYMRDSRVALLRGRVVDALFVTARGAGMTRQMFWFMVKKHALVAGIDIRRISPHVLRHSFATHLLNHGADLRALQMLLGHSSLSTTQIYTLIAKEGLKRLHAEHHPRG is encoded by the coding sequence ATGCCGAAAGCCAGCAAACTCGCTGCAATTCAACCGATCGAACGCCAGCGCATCGATATTTTTCTCGATCGCATCTGGGCCGAAAACGGATTGTCGAAAAATACGCTGGCGGCGTATCGGCGTGACATGGAAGGGCTCGCGCGCTGGCTCGAAGCGCTCGGCACAGATCTGAATGCATGCACACGCGTGCATCTGCAGGATTACATTCGCGAGCGCACCGATACCACGCACAAGGTGCGCAGCAACGCGCGTCTGGTTTCGAGCCTGCGTCAGTATTTCAGAGTGCAGTTGCGTCTCGGCACGATCAGCGACGATCCGACGCTGTTACTCGATCCGCCGAAATTGCCGCGATCCTTGCCGAAGGCGCTGACCGAAAACCAGGTCGAGGCGCTGATCCACGCACCGGATGTCGGCGGCACGCTCGGCCTGCGCGATCGCGCGATGTTCGAGCTGATCTACGCCACCGGCTTGCGCGTCAGCGAACTGGTCGGGTTGACGCTGGACCAAGTGAATCTGCGCCAAGGCGTGCTGCGCGTGCGCGGCAAAGGCGGCAAGGATCGACTCGTGCCGATCGGCGATGAAGCGATCGAATGGCTTGATCGCTACATGCGGGATTCGCGCGTTGCATTGTTGCGCGGTCGTGTGGTCGATGCGCTGTTTGTCACCGCGCGCGGCGCCGGCATGACCCGGCAGATGTTCTGGTTCATGGTGAAAAAACATGCGCTGGTGGCCGGCATCGACATCCGGCGCATCTCGCCGCACGTGCTGCGGCATTCGTTTGCGACGCATCTGCTGAATCACGGCGCCGATCTGCGCGCGCTGCAGATGTTGCTAGGACACAGCTCGCTGTCGACCACGCAGATCTACACCCTGATCGCCAAGGAAGGTCTGAAACGGCTGCATGCCGAACATCATCCGCGCGGCTGA
- the purL gene encoding phosphoribosylformylglycinamidine synthase, protein MIVFDGSAALSPFRLERINRELAAAEVGCMLKSARWIYFIAVSDDAQPDPAQLCRVLKATPGAPQTASLWVVPRLGTLSPWSSKATDILQGCGFPVQRVERGMACELSAVIAPNSAAWDILLRAVHDPMTQSVITDLAAAQNLFLAGKPGALEHVALGSSPLNALKHANQNLGLALSADEIGYLADRYQELGRDPSDAELMMFAQANSEHCRHKVFNASWKIDGEAQTDSLFAMIKNTHALAPQFTLSAYSDNAAVIEGSHGQRWYADPASGKYTAHAEQIDYAIKVETHNHPTAISPFPGASTGAGGEIRDEGATGRGGKPKAGLTGFTVSHLRIPGLPRVWEQDRPLPPRMATAFEIMRDGPLGAAAFNNEFGRPALGGYFRTFEQETAEVGLRRGYDKPIMIAGGIANLKHEHVEKRRLTQGAAVVVLGGPAMLIGLGGSAASSVAGGASSEALDFASVQRDNPEMERRCQEVIDRCWALGAHNPIITIHDVGAGGLSNAIPEILHDSDVGGRIELRKIPCADPQLTPMQIWCNESQERYVLGIAPESLAAFEALCARERCPYAIVGEVGTEEKLLLTDSLLGETVIDLPMDVLFGKAPKMQRNTKRPTPRVDLVADLDGITIDEAVKRVLRLPAVGSKSFLITIGDRSVGGLCSRDPMVGPWQVPVADCAVTLNDFDGYAGEAMAMGERSPVALISAAASARLAVGEAITNMAAAPIAALQEIKLSANWMAAVSYATEDAALFDAVKAVGMELCPALGISIPVGKDSLSLHTVWNDGERQRKTVAPVSLIVTAFARVGDVRSSLTPQLRLDQGESELWLIDLGAGQNRLGGSALTQVFNRSGGAPADLDDPVLLKNFFAAIQEANQLGLLLAYHDRSDGGALITAFEMAFAGHCGLGIDLSGWADNALRALFTEELGAVVQIRAGDREKFIALLQHHALEKLAHLIGRPKPKLSIVLRSGTEIVARWMWQDLITMWSETSHAMQQRRDNPVCADAENIWRCSEEDLGISPKLSFEPAQNIAAKFIGAGTRPRIAILRDQGVNGQIEMAAAFNRAGFDTFDVHMTDLQSGRYTLDEFVGLAACGGFSYGDVLGAGRGWATSILFNPMLREQFTRFFADPKKFALGVCNGCQMLAALKEIIPGAQNWPSFERNTSEQYEARLVTVEVLESPSIFFTDMQGSRIPVVVAHGEGRIEYAESSDTKKVSPCLRFVDNRGRATENYPLNINGSSGGITGLTAADGRVTILMPHPERVFRSVQMSWHPQEWGEDSPWLRMFQNARVWVG, encoded by the coding sequence ATGATTGTTTTTGACGGCAGTGCCGCCCTCTCGCCGTTCCGTCTGGAACGCATCAACCGTGAACTCGCCGCCGCCGAAGTCGGCTGCATGCTGAAGTCCGCGCGCTGGATTTATTTCATCGCCGTCAGCGACGACGCACAACCCGATCCTGCGCAACTTTGCCGCGTGCTGAAGGCGACGCCGGGCGCACCGCAAACGGCGAGTCTGTGGGTCGTGCCGCGGCTCGGTACGCTGTCGCCGTGGTCGAGCAAGGCGACCGATATCCTGCAAGGTTGCGGTTTTCCAGTGCAGCGCGTCGAGCGCGGCATGGCGTGTGAACTAAGCGCCGTGATCGCGCCGAATAGCGCCGCCTGGGATATTTTGCTGCGCGCTGTGCACGATCCGATGACGCAATCGGTGATCACCGATCTGGCTGCGGCGCAGAATCTTTTTCTGGCCGGAAAACCCGGTGCGCTCGAACATGTCGCGCTCGGCAGTTCGCCGCTGAATGCGCTGAAACATGCTAATCAGAATCTCGGTCTGGCCTTGTCGGCGGATGAAATTGGCTATCTTGCGGATCGTTATCAGGAGCTAGGCCGCGATCCGAGCGATGCCGAACTCATGATGTTCGCGCAGGCCAATTCCGAACATTGCAGGCACAAGGTTTTTAACGCGAGTTGGAAGATCGACGGCGAGGCACAAACCGATTCGTTGTTTGCGATGATCAAGAACACCCATGCGCTCGCACCGCAGTTCACCTTGTCGGCATATTCCGACAACGCCGCGGTGATCGAAGGCAGTCACGGACAGCGCTGGTACGCCGATCCAGCGAGTGGCAAATACACCGCGCATGCGGAACAAATCGATTACGCGATCAAGGTCGAGACGCATAATCACCCAACCGCGATTTCGCCGTTTCCCGGCGCATCGACCGGCGCGGGCGGCGAGATTCGCGACGAAGGCGCGACCGGCCGCGGCGGCAAACCAAAAGCCGGTCTGACCGGATTCACCGTATCGCATCTACGCATTCCTGGCCTGCCGCGCGTGTGGGAACAGGATCGTCCGTTGCCGCCGCGCATGGCCACCGCATTCGAGATCATGCGCGACGGCCCGCTCGGCGCCGCGGCATTCAACAACGAATTCGGTCGGCCCGCACTCGGCGGATATTTCCGCACGTTCGAGCAGGAAACCGCCGAAGTCGGGCTGCGCCGCGGGTACGACAAACCGATCATGATCGCCGGCGGCATCGCCAATCTGAAACACGAACACGTCGAAAAACGTCGTCTCACGCAAGGTGCTGCGGTAGTCGTGCTCGGCGGTCCGGCCATGCTGATCGGGCTCGGCGGCAGCGCGGCATCATCCGTTGCCGGTGGCGCGAGTTCCGAAGCGCTGGATTTCGCCTCAGTGCAACGCGACAACCCGGAAATGGAACGTCGTTGTCAGGAAGTGATCGATCGTTGCTGGGCGCTCGGAGCGCACAATCCGATCATCACGATTCACGATGTCGGCGCTGGCGGATTGTCGAATGCGATCCCGGAAATCCTGCACGACAGTGACGTCGGCGGGCGTATCGAATTGCGCAAGATTCCGTGCGCCGATCCGCAGCTAACGCCGATGCAGATATGGTGTAACGAGTCGCAGGAACGCTACGTGCTCGGCATCGCGCCAGAAAGTCTGGCCGCGTTCGAAGCGCTGTGTGCACGCGAGCGTTGCCCGTATGCGATCGTCGGCGAAGTCGGTACCGAAGAAAAATTATTGCTCACCGATTCACTGCTCGGCGAGACCGTAATCGACCTGCCGATGGATGTTTTGTTCGGCAAGGCGCCGAAGATGCAGCGCAATACCAAACGCCCCACGCCTCGCGTCGATCTGGTCGCCGATCTCGATGGCATCACGATCGATGAAGCGGTGAAACGCGTGTTGCGCCTGCCGGCGGTGGGCAGCAAATCGTTCCTGATCACGATCGGCGATCGCAGCGTCGGCGGTTTGTGTTCGCGCGATCCGATGGTCGGGCCGTGGCAAGTGCCAGTCGCCGATTGCGCCGTCACCTTGAATGATTTCGATGGCTACGCTGGCGAAGCAATGGCGATGGGCGAGCGTAGTCCGGTCGCGCTCATTTCCGCCGCCGCATCGGCGCGCCTCGCGGTAGGCGAGGCGATAACCAACATGGCGGCGGCGCCGATCGCGGCGTTGCAGGAAATCAAACTCTCGGCCAACTGGATGGCGGCGGTCTCGTATGCGACCGAAGACGCGGCTTTGTTTGATGCGGTGAAAGCGGTCGGTATGGAGTTGTGTCCCGCGCTCGGCATTTCGATTCCGGTCGGCAAGGATTCGCTCTCGCTGCACACCGTGTGGAACGACGGCGAGCGCCAGCGCAAGACGGTCGCGCCGGTATCGCTGATCGTCACTGCGTTTGCGCGTGTCGGCGATGTTCGCTCATCGCTGACGCCGCAATTGCGACTCGATCAGGGTGAGAGCGAACTGTGGCTGATCGATCTCGGCGCCGGGCAGAATCGCCTCGGCGGTTCGGCACTCACGCAGGTATTCAATCGCAGCGGTGGCGCGCCGGCCGATCTTGATGATCCCGTGTTGCTGAAGAATTTTTTCGCCGCGATCCAGGAAGCGAATCAGCTCGGTTTGCTGCTCGCGTATCACGATCGCTCCGACGGCGGCGCACTGATCACCGCGTTCGAAATGGCGTTCGCCGGACATTGCGGACTCGGCATCGATCTGTCCGGCTGGGCCGATAACGCGTTACGTGCACTATTCACCGAAGAGCTCGGCGCGGTGGTGCAGATTCGCGCCGGCGATCGCGAAAAGTTCATCGCGCTGCTGCAACATCATGCGCTGGAAAAACTGGCGCATCTGATCGGCCGACCGAAACCGAAACTCAGCATCGTGCTGCGTTCCGGCACGGAAATCGTCGCGCGTTGGATGTGGCAGGATCTGATCACGATGTGGTCGGAAACCAGTCACGCGATGCAACAGCGGCGCGACAATCCGGTCTGCGCGGATGCAGAAAACATCTGGCGCTGCAGCGAGGAAGATCTCGGCATCAGTCCGAAGCTGAGCTTCGAGCCGGCGCAGAATATCGCCGCGAAATTCATCGGTGCAGGCACGCGGCCACGTATCGCGATCCTGCGCGATCAGGGCGTGAACGGACAAATCGAAATGGCGGCGGCGTTCAATCGCGCCGGCTTCGATACGTTCGATGTGCATATGACCGATCTGCAATCGGGCCGCTACACGCTGGATGAATTTGTCGGCCTTGCTGCGTGCGGCGGATTTTCCTACGGCGACGTACTCGGCGCCGGTCGCGGCTGGGCGACATCGATCCTGTTCAATCCAATGTTGCGCGAACAATTCACGCGGTTTTTTGCCGATCCGAAAAAATTCGCGCTCGGGGTATGCAACGGTTGCCAGATGTTGGCGGCGCTCAAGGAAATTATTCCTGGCGCGCAGAACTGGCCGAGTTTCGAGCGCAATACGTCGGAGCAATATGAAGCACGGCTGGTCACTGTCGAGGTGCTGGAGTCGCCGTCGATTTTCTTCACCGACATGCAAGGCTCGCGCATTCCAGTCGTGGTCGCTCATGGCGAAGGCCGCATCGAATACGCTGAAAGTAGTGACACGAAAAAAGTCTCGCCATGCTTGCGCTTTGTCGACAACCGCGGTCGCGCGACTGAGAATTATCCGCTCAACATCAATGGCTCGAGCGGCGGTATTACCGGCCTGACCGCGGCCGACGGGCGCGTGACGATCCTGATGCCGCATCCCGAACGCGTATTCCGCAGCGTGCAGATGTCGTGGCACCCGCAAGAGTGGGGCGAGGATTCGCCGTGGCTGCGCATGTTCCAGAACGCGCGTGTCTGGGTAGGTTGA
- a CDS encoding DsbC family protein, producing the protein MLNKILIAAALGGATLTAHAADNADKAIRDAIHALVPTAQIDSVDKSVLPGFYEVGIGHAVVYASADGKYLLQGNLYDMANKLDLTEARLAKSRKSVLDGVPVSKRIVFAPKTTKHVVTVFTDVDCPYCRKFHEQMADYNKAGIEVQYMLFPLSIHPGSDKKTVSVWCSTDRNAAWNAAMLGKDPGSKTCDNPIAETMKIGNDIGVNGTPSFYAEDGTQIQAQVAYSPPQLAAELDRIAAQKKVATSGGTQ; encoded by the coding sequence ATGTTGAACAAAATTCTGATAGCTGCTGCCTTGGGTGGAGCGACACTGACGGCGCACGCGGCTGACAATGCCGACAAGGCGATCCGTGATGCCATTCATGCGCTGGTGCCGACGGCGCAGATCGATTCGGTCGACAAATCGGTGCTGCCTGGCTTTTACGAAGTCGGCATCGGTCACGCCGTGGTTTACGCCAGCGCCGACGGCAAATATTTGCTGCAGGGCAATCTGTACGACATGGCCAACAAGCTCGATCTGACCGAGGCTCGCCTGGCGAAGTCGCGCAAGAGCGTGCTGGATGGCGTGCCCGTCAGCAAGCGCATCGTGTTCGCGCCGAAGACCACCAAGCATGTGGTCACGGTGTTCACCGATGTCGATTGCCCGTATTGCCGCAAGTTCCACGAGCAGATGGCCGACTACAACAAGGCCGGCATCGAAGTGCAGTACATGCTGTTCCCGCTCAGCATCCATCCGGGTTCGGACAAGAAAACCGTGTCGGTATGGTGCTCGACCGATCGCAACGCGGCGTGGAACGCGGCGATGCTCGGCAAGGATCCCGGCAGCAAGACCTGCGATAACCCGATCGCCGAAACGATGAAGATCGGTAACGATATCGGCGTCAACGGCACGCCGAGTTTCTACGCCGAAGACGGCACGCAGATCCAGGCGCAAGTGGCGTATTCGCCGCCGCAACTCGCCGCCGAGCTCGATCGCATCGCCGCGCAGAAGAAAGTCGCAACGAGCGGCGGCACGCAATAA